A genomic stretch from Deinococcus metalli includes:
- a CDS encoding GGDEF domain-containing protein, translating into MTHPVTRQRQGSAPSPTGARPGGDHDPRVAHASGLLDAGVPPNELWIGALILTALVTLMMLVTWGGIGWFATVPLVTLYGALWPRRALLMPLLGLTLSAGLYVLARRFGAPAVHVLPTVLLHLALTGTVMVVLQPIVKLRDLLHETLGRAAADQLKLEVMADLAQVSARGQLGAVSAAEAAEAVLRRAVPLGGLMLVTTCPDSSVTANVVGLRPVHLPEVRPGSPLWDAHSASQPTFVNGGAVLPAGPRAEGERPGWAMLPLHLPGDARVSLLALGSDATGQRWGVQDRQLLTAAARAVRAATERHLHLTTLDTLANHDALTGCLNRHAFTRTLEQLDSTPLRRGYGLALMDLDGFKRLNDRAGHAEGDEALRVFAGVVRQTFFARDSLYRLGGDEFALILRDVPPEDLATLTAKVSALPGEDAVMARQAVGVSVGVAHASEAPSAAEVLALADQRMYANKRAKTRVPASHPRTQA; encoded by the coding sequence TTGACACACCCGGTCACCCGACAACGCCAGGGAAGCGCGCCATCACCGACGGGCGCGCGGCCGGGCGGTGACCATGATCCGCGCGTCGCGCACGCGTCCGGCCTGCTGGACGCCGGCGTGCCGCCCAACGAACTGTGGATCGGGGCGCTGATCCTGACCGCGCTCGTCACGCTGATGATGCTGGTGACGTGGGGCGGCATCGGGTGGTTCGCCACGGTGCCGCTGGTCACGCTGTACGGCGCGCTGTGGCCGCGCCGCGCGCTGCTGATGCCGCTGCTGGGACTGACCCTGAGTGCGGGCCTGTACGTCCTGGCGCGGCGGTTCGGGGCGCCGGCGGTGCACGTCCTGCCGACCGTCCTGCTGCACCTCGCGCTGACGGGCACGGTGATGGTGGTGCTGCAACCCATCGTGAAGCTGCGCGACCTGCTGCACGAGACGCTGGGGCGGGCCGCCGCCGACCAGCTGAAACTCGAGGTCATGGCGGACCTGGCGCAGGTGTCCGCCCGCGGGCAGCTGGGGGCGGTGTCGGCGGCGGAGGCGGCCGAGGCGGTGCTGCGCCGGGCGGTGCCGCTGGGCGGGCTGATGCTCGTGACCACCTGCCCGGACTCGTCGGTCACCGCGAACGTCGTGGGCCTGCGGCCCGTCCACCTTCCGGAGGTCCGGCCCGGATCGCCGCTGTGGGACGCGCACTCGGCGTCGCAGCCGACCTTCGTGAACGGGGGCGCGGTCCTGCCCGCCGGCCCGCGGGCGGAGGGCGAGCGGCCCGGGTGGGCCATGCTGCCGCTGCACCTGCCGGGCGACGCCCGCGTCAGCCTGCTGGCCCTGGGTTCCGACGCCACCGGCCAGCGCTGGGGCGTGCAGGACCGCCAGCTCCTGACCGCCGCGGCGCGTGCCGTCCGGGCGGCCACCGAGCGCCACCTGCACCTGACCACGCTGGATACCCTTGCCAACCACGACGCCCTGACCGGCTGCCTGAACCGCCACGCCTTCACCCGTACCCTAGAACAGCTCGACTCCACCCCGCTGCGGCGCGGCTACGGCCTGGCGCTGATGGACCTGGACGGCTTCAAACGCCTCAACGACCGGGCCGGGCACGCCGAGGGGGACGAGGCGCTGCGCGTCTTCGCCGGCGTGGTGCGCCAGACGTTCTTCGCGCGCGATTCTCTGTACCGCCTGGGCGGCGACGAGTTCGCCCTGATCCTGCGTGACGTGCCGCCCGAGGACCTGGCCACCCTGACTGCCAAGGTGAGCGCCCTGCCGGGCGAGGACGCCGTGATGGCCCGGCAGGCGGTGGGCGTCAGCGTGGGCGTGGCGCACGCGAGCGAGGCCCCGAGCGCGGCCGAGGTGCTCGCGCTGGCCGACCAGCGGATGTACGCGAACAAACGCGCGAAGACCCGCGTCCCCGCGTCACACCCGCGCACACAGGCGTGA